The sequence TCCTGTTTCCACAACGCATTAACAAAACAGGTTTCATCTTTTCACCCGAACTGTTTGGGACTGTAAACGTTCTAAAAGTCACTAATCATCATTTCGTTACCTTTAGAGAAGAACATCCAACATGctggattttgtttgtttgtgttttgatgGTTTATTAAATCCACGGATCAGAGAGAtttctttaaagaaataattagaACACAATGTTAtgtgtttggggaaaaaaaacaagagagagtcatattattattgttgttattagtattattattattattattttatataatataatatttcctGAATTATTGAACCTAAACCATTTAACAGTTAGATGAATAAAGTTATATCGTGTATTTATAGCATCTAATACTCTAACAAGCACAGTGTATTCTCTCTCTAAGTGAGATAAATGTGTAAAACTAAATCATCTGTTTCTATTCGTTATATATATGTTCATTAAAATTTCTTAATCCAGGAATAAAAGCAAACTAAAACCAGAGTTAAATAAGAGTCCGTTCAGCTTCATCATggtttccatccatccatcatctcataTCATGATTAGTCCTGcacttttttttcattcagtctGTAAAAATGTCCTCGTCAGAAGATCCCCGGGCTAAATCCGTGTCCGTGAATCTGCGGTGATGCTGCGCGTGTTTCTTGTCGCTAATCCGCTTTTCGTTTGGAGACGCGGCTTTACGCGTCCGCCGCTGacccttctcttcttcttctcctcctcctttttcttccCCCACTGTTTCTtctgcctctttttctttcGCGCCATCACTCCCAGACCCTTGATAGCCATAATCAAACCGGGGTCTTTCGGAGATCTCGAAAGTCCGCACGGGTTTTGTGCTGAAAGAGTCTGCGTGGCCTGCGTCATCCTGCGTCGGCGCGCGACTCGGCTGTGCATCGGTAGAACCCGGGCTCGGTTCGGCTGTGCTCTGGAGAGCGACTAACCAGGCTGTTGTGGTGTTGTTCTCCTGCGTCTCCAGCGATGATGCGTTCGTGttgttggtgtgtgagagatcagCGGCGTGTGTGCTGTTCTGGGACTCAGTAATGGACCATGATGCACAGCTCATAACCGACATCTCGGGCCGTCTGGAAGAAGATCCAGAAGAAGTCGGCTTCCAGATCAGACTGTAGTAAATGGCCAGGATAATGGCAGCCAGAGACACGGACAGAACATAAGCGAACACTGTAGCTAATCTAACCCACTGCTGGTTGGTCCGAGCGGCCATTTTCGCTTTCTTGTCGCCGGTGTACGTGGCTGGTTTGCCTCGTTCATCCAGAAAACTCCGGTCCTTCATTATCcaacaccttctctctctctctctctctctctctctct comes from Hemibagrus wyckioides isolate EC202008001 linkage group LG25, SWU_Hwy_1.0, whole genome shotgun sequence and encodes:
- the zgc:153157 gene encoding putative transmembrane protein INAFM2, giving the protein MKDRSFLDERGKPATYTGDKKAKMAARTNQQWVRLATVFAYVLSVSLAAIILAIYYSLIWKPTSSGSSSRRPEMSVMSCASWSITESQNSTHAADLSHTNNTNASSLETQENNTTTAWLVALQSTAEPSPGSTDAQPSRAPTQDDAGHADSFSTKPVRTFEISERPRFDYGYQGSGSDGAKEKEAEETVGEEKGGGEEEEKGQRRTRKAASPNEKRISDKKHAQHHRRFTDTDLARGSSDEDIFTD